In Methanobrevibacter sp. TMH8, the sequence TTTATTTTGGGCACTTAGATGGAAAATTATACTTGATAAAATGGATCAGTCTCCTCGTTTTTTAAATGTTCTAGGAATTCTTATGACAAGTATATTTGGAAATAATATAAGTCCTGGATCAATAGGAGGAGAACCATTAAGAGCTTATGTTCTACAAGAATATAATGATACTCCATTTGAAATTGGATTTGCTTCAACTATGGCAGATAGAGTGTTTGAACTACTTCCATTTTTATTGATGTCCCTTGTAGCTGTAGTAGCACTAATATCTTGGCATTTAAATATCATACCAAAGACTATATTAATACTACTAATATTAATCACAATATTTGTGTTTTCTCTTGTAATATATGCAGGTATAAACAAAAATGTATCTGAAAAAATAGTTTTTAAGGTATTAGATTGGGTTTTACCACTTGTAGAGAGAATCACTAAAAAAATATATGATTTAGGTGATATAAAAGAAAAAGCTACTTACTACATTGATAATTTTAATTCAAGTTTTAAGATGATTGTAGAAAACAAATTGTTTTTTGTAGGAGCTTTCCTTGCATTGATTACATGGGGCTTAGATTTATTTAATTCTTATCTCTCATTTATAGCTATTGGAGTTACTCCTCCAATTGCACCATTTATTACTATTTTCACAATAGCTATTTTACTTTCATTTTTACCATTACTACCAGGATCTCTTGGAATTACAGAAATTATCATGATAGCTTTATTCGTCCCTGTTGGAATAACAGCAGACTATGTGTTAGCTGCAAGTGCAATAGAAAGATTAAGCTCTTATATTTTACCAAGTATTATTGGATTGATAACAGCTATTTATTATGGTAAAAAAATCGCTAAGAATCATTCCAATTCTGATTCAGAGAAAGAATAATAAGTTAACTAATTTTATAATATTATAATCTTATTAATTAACAAATATAAATACAAATATAAATTTTTCATAATAATTAATGAAATAAATATTATAATTAAACACTACAATGAGTAATATAGTAATATACAATTATCTCATATCAAAAATACCGAAAGATATTTATAATATTTTAATCAATTAAGATATGCTGTAAAATTAAGTAAAATTAATGGAGGATAACTATGAACATTAATATTGATCATTACTATTATATGAGGGAAAATATATTTGATAAGATTCAAAATGCTAGTAATATTGAAAAAGTGGCAATGGCCTTTTTAATGGCTTGTTTTACAGGTTTATTAGCTCAAATTGTTTTACCATTACCTTGGACACCAGTTCCAATAACAGGACAAACCATGGGAGTTTTACTTTCTGGATTGTTCCTTGGAAAACGGTTTGGAGTTTTAAGTCAAGTGATTTACATCGTTGGAGGAATTTTAGGAATAGCTTGGTATGGTGAAATGACAAGCGGGCTAGGAATCTTCTTAGGTTCAACTTGTGGATATTTTATAGGATTTATATTTGCAGCTGCAATTATTGGACACTTTTCAGAAAAATACTCTAAAAGTAGAAAATTCAGAAAAATGGCTAGTATAATGTTAATAGCTAATTTTGGAGGCATATACATTCCAGGATTAATTGGATTAGCAATTTGGACTTATTTTGCTACTGGTGCATTTCCAGATATTATAACATTACTTATGATGGGACTTATTCCATTTATATTCGGAGATTTAGTTAAAATCGCAGGAGCAGCAGCAATTTCAAAAGCTGCACTACCAAAATAAACTTTTCTCTTTTTATTTTTTAAATGTTTTTATTATTTTTATTTATTTTATCCAAAATCATTTATTATATAAACTATTTTTAACTATTATTTA encodes:
- a CDS encoding UPF0104 family protein, which gives rise to MSSEKEKKNFNTYITNEDDKDKDIENNKDNKNNKDNEDGQDIYSMIKENKKTIIISFIIVFGIVFTILILAGINDVINALKRTNLWILGLTFIIQTFVYLFWALRWKIILDKMDQSPRFLNVLGILMTSIFGNNISPGSIGGEPLRAYVLQEYNDTPFEIGFASTMADRVFELLPFLLMSLVAVVALISWHLNIIPKTILILLILITIFVFSLVIYAGINKNVSEKIVFKVLDWVLPLVERITKKIYDLGDIKEKATYYIDNFNSSFKMIVENKLFFVGAFLALITWGLDLFNSYLSFIAIGVTPPIAPFITIFTIAILLSFLPLLPGSLGITEIIMIALFVPVGITADYVLAASAIERLSSYILPSIIGLITAIYYGKKIAKNHSNSDSEKE
- a CDS encoding biotin transporter BioY, with the translated sequence MNIDHYYYMRENIFDKIQNASNIEKVAMAFLMACFTGLLAQIVLPLPWTPVPITGQTMGVLLSGLFLGKRFGVLSQVIYIVGGILGIAWYGEMTSGLGIFLGSTCGYFIGFIFAAAIIGHFSEKYSKSRKFRKMASIMLIANFGGIYIPGLIGLAIWTYFATGAFPDIITLLMMGLIPFIFGDLVKIAGAAAISKAALPK